The Corvus moneduloides isolate bCorMon1 chromosome 16, bCorMon1.pri, whole genome shotgun sequence genomic sequence TGCTGATGGACTGCAGTGGGAAATCTGGGGTGCAAAACCAGGTCACAGAGCCCCAGGCAgggggcagggatgggctggCCTAGCCTGGTTATCTAACTCCAGCCTCTCTCCACatgctcccttctcccttttcctggtCCAtcacctgcctgcagcaggacagggcagcaggcagcaccTCAGCTGTCAAAGCATCACCAGGACACCTGGATCCCTCCCAAGGAGGGGTGTTCTGCCTTGGGGAGGTCACTCAAAGAGCTGCCAACATATCCCAAAGTCTTGTGTAACCTCCAGCATCAAAGCAGGGCACCATTTACAAACAATGCAAAAGAGGGTTTATTGAAACCATTCCGGTTAGAGCAAGTCCTGTACAGCACAATTTGCAATAAGTTAAAGAACCAAACCAGTCTCAGTGTTAAAAACCACATGAACACATAACACAGTGATATAGCCATCGCCACCCAGCTGAGTTATTGAATCAAGGCACAAAGTCATTCAttaaatactgcaaaaaaaaacaATGACACAGGAAAATAAGCTGGAAAACAGACTGGTTTTGTTAAGAAGGTGCTGGTTTGGCACTGATACATTTAATTGAGCTGCCACAGGGAAAACTGTGTTTCCAAAGTGTCCGGAAACATTAGTGGACAACTTAAAGCCAGAAAAGCTCCCCAAAGCTGAAAATCCAGCTCTCCTGAAGGAACATTCAGTGTGCCTATGGGAAGGTCTGGTCTGGGTAGGGGTCTGAGGAGGAAGAGTGCAGTGAGAATACGGCCCAAGCACCTTGCCTCCTGTCAGGGGAATCTCAGCAGGAAACAATCCACATCCAACACTCAGGCTGGACTACAGTGCAAGTCTAGGgtcccctgccctgtgccctgctccagctggctgAAGGGCAGCCTCAAtccagccctcagagcctcTTACGGCTGCaacactggcacagggaccTGTGGGGCCATCAGGCCTAAGGTGCTGAGCAAAGAGGAAACCCAGGCTGGCGGACACAGCTGGGGAGCCTCCCTGCACTCCTAGACTCCCGTAGGAAACAGCTGGTTGGACAGGCAGAGGGGGAACCCCACCATTTTGAGCCCAGGGTGCTTTGAAGGTTGTGGAGCACTCTCCAGAGTATCCCTGGCTtcctgcacagctgggacaccccaggacTGGCTCCCTTGACTGCCTGGGATAGGGGTCATGGGGCACAGGGAGCTAGGGCACCCTTTAGGCAGCCACTGgccagctggaagcaggagatgtctaggcagctccctgtgctgtttgcctgggagtgctggggctgtggtgtgagctggtgacagcagctgccCAGTGGCATGTTTGGGCTCAGCAGTGGCAGAAGGGAAGAGCTGATGCCTGATGCTGCACATTCCCATCCTACAGTGCTCCTACACATCCCCCAGTGTCAGACTCAGCAAGGGAGGGAGGCACTGGCCAAACCCTCTCCAGCACGGCAGAGCTTGAGAGAGGTTATTTTTAGggctatttttgttttcaggacTGAGCAGCTGGTTCAAACTGTTTTCAAGGCTCTGTACCTTGTTTCCACAGCCTGCACTGGCACCCATTAGGACAGGGCAGAGCAAACACCTCATGGTGCTACATGAATCTCCAGGAGAAACATGTCATCTTCACACAGCAACCTGTCCCATCCCCTCAGGATACCAGGCTAGGCAGAGAGAAGAATGCCCAAGGATCCTCACCCAGCATCACTTCCATTCCaagggctgggaggcagcacagagctcctgcccacctcctggcagcagggacagtgctTGGAAAaggctcctcagcagctggaaGGCTGAATGAGCAGGGACCTGGCACTGCCACTTGGGTACAGggcttcccagagcagcaatcccagctcccagaaaaGGTTCAAGTGCAATTctactccaaaaaaaaaaaaaaagtcctagaTCCTCTGGCTCCTTTAAGCCAGGAGAGGTACTGCCAGGGACCAGCCAGCCTGGGCTCAGGGTGGATCTCCCACCACCTATAAGCAGACTGAAGGAAGGGAGGAACATTGATGCATCCACCAGGTGGGAGACCAGCTCCCTCTCAGTGTCACCAACACTCTacagcctggctgggaaggaagcagcagaggacACAGAACAAAGGTAGGCTGGTGACTGCAGAGCAGGACACGTGGGGCTGTTTTTGGGGAAAAGGCCATTTGCTAAGTAGAACGACACTTTAACCTGTGCTCTGCTGGCCCAAGTGACATCAGACACCACAGCCATGGCTGGGGTAACCACACACCCCCCACTGCTACTGAAGCAGGGCCCAAATCCAGGAGAGGGTAATTGCAAATCAACCTGCAGCCAAGCACCTCTCcccagccaggagagctgactCAGAAAGGAAATCTTAACACCACACAGTGAACTCCACTTCTCGGACATCCCAGAAATCATCAACTCCGGCATCTCGGGAAGCATGTGCTTTCCTCCAGACACATTCCTGAGTCAGCACAGTTCTGAGGGcacagagggatggaggggaaaGCCCTCCTCCCTGAGCTGACGACACTTCAGTGATGGCCACGCACTGAAGTCCCATCAGCTCTGAGGACGGACGCTCTGGCAGCTGCCCCCACAGCCCGGGTGTCCCTGGACACTGGGGGTGCTTCCCTGCCAGCCATGCTTTGGTTTGCAGATCGAGAAAGGCAGCTTCCCATTGGAATCCAGACTCTGGGCTTGCTGAGAGCAcggctgcagagcagaggcagcctttccccctccctcGGCAAGCTCACACTCGGCTCTGGAATCGCATCCTGTAGAGGCGGTCCCGGATGTACTGCTCACTGTCCCCGGCCATGTGGCTCAGCCAGATCACCCTGCTCCCCGAGACATCCTCCTTCAGCTTCCTCTTCATCAGGGACACGGGGCCTGGCCCCTCGCCGGGCTGGGGGCCCCGCAGCAGCACGTAGCAGGCGTGACGGCTCCGCTCGAACAGCACCGCTGCAACACGGAGCACATGGAAACCCAGCCTAAGCCTTCCATGCCTGGACTGCCCACCAGACCCAACACCACCCACAGGGACCGGGAGGGACCAgtgtcctcctgcagctcctcgctggagggctggaaggagaggaCTTACCAGTGAATGCAATTATTTGGTCTGTGCTGTTGCGGAGCTCCAACAGGACATTAGAGTAGGAAGGATGGAAAAGGTAGAGCTTCTGGAGGGgagctctctctctctgcaacCAACAGGACACTATCAGGACACAGATTCACACGTTACCCCAGACACAACACCAGCACCAGGCTCAGCGATTTCTCACGCTCGACGGGATACACCCAGCCAGACACTTGTCCGTGTCAGCCCAGTTCATCCTGACTGACACCATTAGGACAAGTGCTGGGATTTTGCTTActgctctccttcccaccctAAGCTTCCTGCAAATAGCTGCCCtgtctgctgcaggcaggagacaGATTTTTGCCTCAGGGCTAGCAGAGTGagcaaggaaagcagaggaagcTCAGCTGGTGTTCCAGCAGCCTCAGAGACACAACCTGCCACCAGCGCTGCCTGTCACTGCCCTGAGGGCTGTGcaagcagctgagctgtgcacTGAGGCTGCCAGAGGCTTCCTGGGACACAGAGAGGATATTCACGTGGCCACAGAGATCACTGCATGCAATGCTGCCATGGGAGGCtcccaggaaacagcagcaactCCAGAGGTACCAGGCCAGAAGCCTCCCACCTCACCTACAGTGCCACACCAAGGCAGGGCAGTGACTTTGCTCACAGAGCCACCAAGTTCCTTTTCTTTACATAAGCAGGCTGAGGGTGACAAAAGCTGCTGGTGCCACCACCACCTGCAGGGACATGGCTGTGGacactgaccccacacccagggcATTAGGCTGCAGTGTCAGTGGCACACACAGAGGGGAATATCAACACTGAGAACAGGGTAACTCCACCCAATTCTGGCCCAGAGTCTGGAGAAGTgcagccctcagcagcaccaCTCACTGTCTCATTGCCTGGCTCTTGGTAGTCTCCCCAGATGAGGAAGGCAGAGCGATGATCTGCAGTCGAAAGGGTGGCTGGGCCAGGGCTCCCTGCTCCTGAGTTCAGCTTCAGGTCCCACTGGACTGCTCCAGATCCACTCTCGACAATCATAACctagcagagaagaaagaaaaggaactcATGACAAAGGCATCTAACAAGCCATGAGAGAGAAGTCAGGTCAGCTGTCTCTCCCCACACTGTCTATGGGAACAAGTTATCTGACACATGAGAAGATGAGGAAATACTTGAAGCAGAGCATCACAGAGCTCTGAGACCTGGGGTGGGCCACATTAGAGAAAAGTCACAAGATTTGCAGCTACTTCAAGGGGTTCAAAGTTCTGTCATAGAAGTCTcttgctgagaagaaaattaaagtgcCTGAGCCGGCTTCGATAACCTGTTGAAAGAGATCCTTTTGCAGCTTAAAGCTTCCTAAAATCAGCCAGAGGGAACACATCCCACCAACTGTCCTTGACTCAATTCCTGCTTGAGCTGTGACATACAGAGAAATGGGAATTAAAAGGAAGAGATTTCAAACCTTCTTCCTATTGGGTCCAATTTCACTCTCCAGGACAATACCAAGAACATCAGGTTTGTAGTAACCGAGCAGCGGCTCactgagggagagaaagagcagCGACAGATCAGAACCCACCCTGATGGTTGGGCATACTTTGCTTTCCCAGTTGCTTCTATCCTCCCACAACTGCCCTGGTAAGAGACTTGACTGCCACAACATTGGATTGGCCTGGTACCACCCCAACTCTGAGCCCAGCCGCatcacagcagccacagaatGAGGAATCAAAGCTTTGAGCTCCTCCATCCTGAAGCAGCACCCAGCATTTGCTAGCAGAGAGGACAAAACACCGTAAGCAAGATCCAGGTATGacccaggcaaaaaaaaaattgcatctgCTGTTGCTGGGATCTTGGATATGCCACATCTAGCCCACACAGAGAACACTACCTCAAAGCACGGGACACATTGAGGGTCCACACAGTGTGGAGATCTTTTGTGTTGATCAGCGTAGCCATCTCTGAGTTCACAACCAAGATGTTGTCCTGTGACGGCCCAGGAACTTTTGCCAGGTAGCGGAAGTCTCCAAATCTGaacaaggaaagagaaatgattaAGTTTTTTAGACCATGGGGTGCTTTTACTGTgaggtttggagttttttccctGCACAGTAAATGCAAATAGGAAACCCCAACGTGCTTTGCTTGCTTCCTGTGAACCCCTGATGAAGCCATTAACACCAACCCTCTTCCTGAGCTTTGGATGTGCTCCTAGTCCAAAAGCCACATAGCCAGGAGAGAACAAAGCCCCAACAGGCCAACCTGTCAGGAACACCAGCACCCTCCACTCCACCAGCCACCAGGAGAGACATAACCTCATACCTGAGAAGGGACAAGCGGTGCGTGGTGTGGTCAATGTTCTTCTCCCACTGAGGatcctgctggaggccgggAAGTTTAATTTCCATCCCAACTGCTGCACTGCACAGATCTTTCAGGGAATATGCATAGAGAGAGTTCTCTgtgcaaaaatttaaaaaaaaaagcaagaacgAGAGAGATAAGTTATCCTGCCCTGGCTCTGAACTCTATGATTTTCCAGATCTGTCAGATCAACTGTATTTTTAGGGCTTGCATCATAGAGTTGTAGTGGTATTTTGAGACTCAAGCCTGCTATTGAATGCTTTTAACGTTTTATCTGTTCATAATCCAAGTGTTCCACAGTAATCATTTGCTATAAATGACTGCCTAATCCTTGCATGCTTGAcatttgttaaataaaaccaCTACAGTACATAACAAACCGCAGTTTAAGCAGAAGGCCCCCCCTTCTCTTGGCCCTGAACAGCTCTTTGACTAGGTGAAAGCTCCATACAGCTTGTAAGAATGCAAAACACACTTTCAGATGATGTTTATTAATCCTGATCTCAGTTACAATCACTCTTTCAGACTGATTCCCAAGCAGAGCTGTACCTGTGTAGAAAAGGAAGTAGGAGGAGGAGCGCAGGTCCAGCCTGATGTAGCGAGCGTTGCCATCCACGGTCAGGCTGCCAGTGGAGCCAATCTGTTGGCCAGTTTTTCCTGAATGGATGAAGGTCTTAACCTATGCAGGGAAGGGATTGAAGACAAAAACCAACAAGGTTAAAGCTGGTACAGAACAGCAACTGAATGGGAGCAGGATAGGCTTGGATGGGAAGTCTCTCCCTGGTTTTGGAAGAGTGGGCATGAGTTCGGTGACCCCTTTGCTGTGAGTTCTTCTAGAAGTCTGAAAGCCACTTCCAGCATAGCCACCTGCTCTGAGAATTTGCTACCTCTGTCCCCCACCTTCCTTACAGACTGGGACTGTGGAagagcagcctcagctctgtAAGGACAGCAAAGATCCATTCAAGCCTAAAATGGAGATGACCTTAAGGCAGGAACAATGCAGCATATGGACATGGGAAACTTGGCTTCACATGGCAGCTCTACTAAATGTTTTAAGTGCCCTAATCTACTCCTCCTTCGGCTTATGTGAGTCCAAGAAGATAAAAGAGCTGATAGATTTCTTTCTATTCTTTGTGCAGGGTAACAAAATCCACTAAAAACATTTCATCCAGGAGAATAAAGGTTAAAGCCAGGACCAGATTTAAGTGTCTGAGCAACAGTCAAGAGTCTGGGGAGAGCAATGGACTTTAGCGACAAGTGAAACATCTGACCAAGAGAAACAGCATCCATCAGAAATGCTGAGTCAGGCAGGAACCCTTCCCTCTACCttgagggaagagaaggaaatctgCTGCTCCCAAAGCGAATCTGGAGAGTCTGACAGGTGAATAAGGGATTGAGTTTGCTGGGGAGAATGAGAACACAACTGGAGAGGGAGAGCAACACATGCACCAGCTGTTGCCAGCCTCCCGCACTGGGAGGAGACACACGCCAGCTCTGGTAGATCAGCTGCACCTTTGCTGgcaagcacagctccagtggCTGCCCCAGGACAGTGACAGCCAGAGGTATTTATACAGGGAGTGAGAAAACACAACACCTTCCTCACTGCACTGCCAACCCCTCTGTGTCACCACAGGAGGTGGATCCCGAAATCCGGCGCTTTTTCCGGGATGTGTTTGTGCCGAAGCTTGCAGCAGGCAGGGGTCAATGGGACtctctgg encodes the following:
- the FAM234A gene encoding protein FAM234A; the protein is MDNKDSEAEIHPLKTEDVKAQENHENFVERRIVKSSGLSRLSRWRTAAFFISLFLCLIIVFAFSFIIPCPERPVSERTWFRYYNDAVPYQFLAIEDVNEDKVQDVLFAFKSSNGSSSFNRSCLDEGLPSPCAFVAAVSGTNGSVLWESPAAEDVQWLQCGIQQLGTAEAPGCLVVGKPLSLIAIDLQTGEVLWRESGDFGANYTLLTPLSVIPDVDNDGVQDLIIFITKGGQVKTFIHSGKTGQQIGSTGSLTVDGNARYIRLDLRSSSYFLFYTENSLYAYSLKDLCSAAVGMEIKLPGLQQDPQWEKNIDHTTHRLSLLRFGDFRYLAKVPGPSQDNILVVNSEMATLINTKDLHTVWTLNVSRALSEPLLGYYKPDVLGIVLESEIGPNRKKVMIVESGSGAVQWDLKLNSGAGSPGPATLSTADHRSAFLIWGDYQEPGNETRERAPLQKLYLFHPSYSNVLLELRNSTDQIIAFTAVLFERSRHACYVLLRGPQPGEGPGPVSLMKRKLKEDVSGSRVIWLSHMAGDSEQYIRDRLYRMRFQSRV